CTTGCTGCCATCAAGCGAATCCCGGCTCTGGTCGACATAGGCGAGCTGCACGGTTTCACCCATGGTGACCGTGCCGGAATCAGGCTGTTCCTGCCCGGTGATCATCCGGAACAGCGTGGTCTTGCCCGCGCCGTTGGGGCCGATCACGCCGACTATGCCGCCGGGCGGCAGCTTGAAGGTGAGATCATCGATCAGCAGCCGGTCACCATAGGCCTTGGAGAGGCCTTCGACGTCGATCACCTGATTGCCGAGCCGTTCACCGGTCGGGATGACAATCTGTGCCTCGCCGGGGCGGCGGTCACCGGCGGCCTTGACCAGTTCGTCATAGGCCCGGATACGCGCCTTGGACTTGGCCTGACGGGCTTTCGGCGAGGAGGCAATCCATTCCTGTTCGCGCGCCAGCGATTTCTGCCGCGACGCTTCCTCGCGGCCCTCCTGCTTCATGCGCTTGGCCTTGGCTTCCAGATAGGCAGTGTAATTGCCCTCATAGGGAATGCCGCGGCCACGGTCGAGCTCGAGAATCCAGCCCGTCACATTGTCGAGGAAGTAGCGGTCATGGGTGATCATGATCACGGCGCCGGGATATTCCCTGAGGTGCTTTTCAAGCCAGGCGATGCTTTCCGCGTCAAGGTGGTTGGTCGGCTCATCAAGCAGGATCAGATCCGGCTGGCGAAGCAGCAAAGCACAGAGCGCCACGCGGCGCTTCTCACCACCCGAAAGCCCTTCGACCGAGGCTTCGCCGGGCGGGCAGCGCAGCGCTTCCATCGCCATTTCCACCTGGCTGTCGAGATCCCACAGGTTTTGCGAATCGATGACATCCTGCAACTGAGCGCCCTCGTCGGCGGTCTCGTCGGAGTAGTTCATCATCAGCTCGTTGTAGCGGTCGAGGATCGCCTGCTTTTCAGCAACGCCTTCCTTGACATTTTCGAGCACCGTCTTGCTTTCATCGAGCTGCGGCTCCTGCGGCAGGTAGCCAAGCGTCGCGCCCTGGGCCAGCCAGGCTTCGCCGGTGAACTCGGTGTCCAGGCCGGCCATGATCCGCAGGACAGTCGACTTGCCCGCGCCGTTGGGACCGAGAATACCGATCTTGGCGTCCGGGTAGAACGACAGATGAACGTTTTCGAGGACCTTCTTGGCGCCATAGGCCTTGTTCAGCCCCGCCATGTGATAGATGAATTGCCGTGCCACGATGCGCTCCAGACAAGAATTGGGATGGTTTGAGCGCTGTCTAAGCGAAATGGCGGCCAAGGGCAATGCGGACGGGCCGGACTCCCCCAGCCGATCAGCCTTCAAGACTTGAAAACGAACCCAGTCTTGAAGGTGCAAATGTCACCGCTGCGATGCACTGACGTCTTGTCCACGCGCTTCCTGGCGTTGGAGCCAAAGCGCTCTAGGCAGAGAAGCCGACCGTCACGCCCTTTTTGCGGAAATAGGACTGCATGATCTTGCGTCCCTGCCGGTTCGGCTGCACCAGCTTGGCCGGATCGAACACGGCTTGCTTAACACCTTCGCGCGCCATGGCAGCCTTGAGCGCAGCGATATGGATGTCCAGCTCTTCATTGTCGTTGTTGATCGACGCGTAGATGTTGTCGATGGCTTGGTTCAGGGTCAGATCGCTCAAATGTCGGCACTCCATCACTTGTTGGCCTTCAACTAGCGATTTTTGCGGCAAGAGCAAGCGGCAAGACCGCCATCAACATGGCAGCTCAATCCGCCACCGGCTCTACCCGGCTGATCCGCCAGGCCTGAACACCGGCATAGGAAGCTTCAGGCAC
The DNA window shown above is from Hoeflea phototrophica DFL-43 and carries:
- the ettA gene encoding energy-dependent translational throttle protein EttA; protein product: MARQFIYHMAGLNKAYGAKKVLENVHLSFYPDAKIGILGPNGAGKSTVLRIMAGLDTEFTGEAWLAQGATLGYLPQEPQLDESKTVLENVKEGVAEKQAILDRYNELMMNYSDETADEGAQLQDVIDSQNLWDLDSQVEMAMEALRCPPGEASVEGLSGGEKRRVALCALLLRQPDLILLDEPTNHLDAESIAWLEKHLREYPGAVIMITHDRYFLDNVTGWILELDRGRGIPYEGNYTAYLEAKAKRMKQEGREEASRQKSLAREQEWIASSPKARQAKSKARIRAYDELVKAAGDRRPGEAQIVIPTGERLGNQVIDVEGLSKAYGDRLLIDDLTFKLPPGGIVGVIGPNGAGKTTLFRMITGQEQPDSGTVTMGETVQLAYVDQSRDSLDGSKTVWEEISGGNDIIKLGKHEMNSRAYCSTFNFKGGDQQQKVGTLSGGQRNRVHLAKLLKSGGNLLLLDEPTNDLDTETLGALEEALENFAGCAVIISHDRMFLDRLATHILAFEGDSHVEWFEGNFEDYEQDKIRRLGADSVNPKRVTYKPLTR